The sequence CTgctaaaactttaaatttaataattgatattttaacaatatctaataataataataataataatactacacCTTCAATCACATCTACAACTACATCTTCAACTTCAAATAAATCTATTGTAGaatattcattaaataatatattaaataatgcaACACTTTTATGTAAAACACATTTATATTTTGGTAGATTAACaagattatttaatcaaAGACTATCagaatatcattttttacaatgttttaattatcttgctttaataaataatgatcaattattaaagtaTGAATCTTCTTTAGTATCATCTTCacctttaaatttatataaaatatttatcattCAATTAGATAAATTTGgcaaatctaaaaataaagatacaaatacaaatacagaTACagatacaaatacaaatacagatacaaataaagaaattgaatcaataattcaaattaacaaatatataaatgaaattgcAGGTGCATTATGTTATTGTGaagttaattttaaatcaataatattatatatattagcAAGTTGtattacatttaaatttaaattatataaagaaTCATTAGAATCAAATACTCGagcttttaaattattatcatcattaaaacaatatcattggtcaattgatttattattaaataatttattaattaaattaaaattaaatgaaactattgatattgttgacGGTGACGGTGATACTGaaattcaatatcaaaaattattattaaaagaaaaagaagagaaagaagaaaaagaatatcaaaatattattataatattaattaaatattgtatATTAATAGATGATAAAATTAGATTATCAGCTATTTTAGGTGATTATAATTTCCagaaaattatttcaatttattttaaaaataatgactATGTcgattgtttaattaaatcaagtaatcaatttttaattgaaaattataaagaaattgatcAAATTAAGGATCACTATgaacatttaatttattcaaataaagattttattttcatttttaatcaatttgatttaaaaaagaaaatattattacaaaaataaaaaaaatatagtaattataataataattatttattaataaataaaaataaaaacttttttaatttttttttttttaaattataaaaggAAATTTTAATGTCgctttatttcattttttttttttttttttattcggattactatttgatttaaatttaaatttcttttacttttttttttttgaatttctttttttttttttgactttttttttttttttttattattattaaaaactattaaaatattaattacaTAATGAtacatttttcttttttttctttaactGGTGCACCTTCTTTCTTATATTTctctttaattcttttaacgATACTAAAGAAAACATTATCAACATTGATTCTATCCTTTGAAGAAGCTTCCCAGAAATCACAATTTGGATAAGAGTTGGCCAACTGTTTACCTTCGTTGGTTGAAACTTCTCTGTGAGCGTCTAAATCTATTTTGTTACCAACTAAAACAATTGGtacttcttcttcttctttaacTCTAAATAATTGTTCGACgatatctttaatttctaaaaatgtTGATTTAACAAGAATACTGTACACTAATATAAAACCTTCAGcatttttcatatataaTTCTCTCATTGCTACTAATACTTCTGAACCTGCTGTATCTAATACTTCAATACATACTTGTTCACCATCTAATTCAAATGTTTTTGTATATGTATCTTCTACTGTTGGATCATactattttatattaataaattaataaaaaaaaaaaaataataattaattaattaatttatattaattaaagggaagaaagaaaaaaaaaattttggttaGCAAGAATTGGTTTTGtatgggaaaaaaaaaattttggaaaaaaaaaaaatctattttttcgttcttttttttttttttttttttttgcgagggcacataaaaaaaaaaaaaaatcaaatcaaacaCCTACTTTATCAATGAAAACTCCTTGAGTGAATTGAACAGTGAGTGCTGATTTACCAACTGAACCAGCGCCCATTACTGCGACAAagaattttgtttttgttgaagATTTCTCTGAACCTTTTGAATCTTTTGATTTACCATTTCCCTTacccatttttatttatttattttattttatattttttattttattttttttctttttatatatatactataggtttttttttttttttttttttattattacaattgtttttttttttttttttttttttttttttttttttttagaattatctttatttccaaatggatgaaaaaaaaaaaatgaattaaaaaaaaatatataaaggTGAAGaacaacatttttttttttgatttttttttttttttttttttaaaaaaagaataaaaaaaaaaaaaaaaattttcatgaaaaaaaaaaaaaaaaaaatcaaaaaaaaaaaaaaaaaaaaaaaaaaagattcaaaaaAAGTTTGTGTGTGATGAATAACGATTATGGtagttatttttaaactaCATTCACCATCAATAAATCTAATATTAGATAatcattgaatttaattattatttaattaattgttataaaaaaaattatttttattattatttattattttatttttatttttatttttacttttatttttatttttatttttatttttatttttatttttatttttatacatatcttttttttttatttttatttttatttttatttttatttttatttttatttttatttttatttttttattttttttttttttacccgACATAAAACTTATCttgtaattttattcatttgatgtttttatttgaaattgtgcTTGTAAAATGTTTCTGTTCTCAGTTTTTTGTGAATTAACAATTTAATCTTTGCTgaaatttaatgatattgTAAATTGGGGTgcgaatttttttatttttttattaaaataatttaatttttttttttataaccacaaaaatgtttttatcaaaaaaaagaaattcctTTAAGGGTTatttaatatctaaaaaaaaaaaaaaaaaaaaaaaaaattatatataaaaaaataattaaaaatgaaaaaattaaaaattaatccTTATACAagtttgattgtttttttttttttttatctgaTAGAACtagttttttatatttggtaatttttgttttttcaaacaaaaacattaaataatttttattaatcaacttcctttaatatttgttttttatttgttttttatttttttttttttaacctttttttaaatcattaatcaaaatagttaaaaataaaaaaaataaataaaattaggaAAGGTTTTTTAAGGtaaatttataaacaatTGTCGtcataaataattttttttttttaaaaaaaaaaaaaaaaaaaaaaaaaaaaaaaaaattataattaaaatcaattatttattaaatataaaaatgataattaaaatgtcaatttaaattgatttactaattaattttatattatatttttttaaatcttttataatattaaaaggaCAACCAGAAATTGATGTTTCATTTTGAAGGCAGTTTTAGAATGAATGGTACAAATCGCCTTCTTAGAGCATCGAAAAATATAGGAAGATaagaaaattgatttaatggcATCAATTGGTACtggaaaattcaaaaatgaaCCAACTTTTGGTAAgaatattaaagaaatattgATACTTTTAGAAAGAAGTATAGCTGAAAGTGAGAAACAATGGGTTGATCTTGTTtcggaaaataaaaatttagtgGATGTAAATGcttttagaattaataagttatttgataataaaataggTTTGGATGTCAAAGATAATAAAAGCTTTGAACTTCTAAAAAAAACTGTACACGAATTTAAAACTGAAAGACCAGTAATCGATTTGGTTTGCAAATCAATTTCATGTTTATTTTATCTCTCAGATTTACAATTATCAAGTATAATTACCAATCTtccaaatgaaattattgctcaattaaaagattcCACTGTTCCATTCGCATATAGATTAGAAAATAGTTCACTAAAAAatgttcaaattcaaaaaagaCATTATTTATCATCAAATCGTCCAATAGAATTAGTTTGTTGTATTCTATATCTACCTGCCAACattgatattatttgtaaGGTTGTCCCcaaatctaaatttttaaatgaaacatCAATATCTGGATGTCCTTTTGATTTGGAAATGGATTCATCTTTTTATggtattaaaaagaaattatcgttataaaattaaaaacaatttaaatcttaatatttttttttttttttttttattttatttttttaaatgtggtaccttattttcttttaatggtTAATTTGACGGTACCATCAACAACTTCTGATCCATTGAAGAATTCGAGAGTACCATCGTAACCCTTTGAACGTACGGTATTCATTGATATGATCGAACGACCAATAAAGTCATTTTTACTTAAGACATCATGATCCCAAAGTTCAACGATGATATCTGTTACATTATCTTTAACAAAGAAATTTTCAACTTGATTCCATGTTGGAGTAAGTGTTTTCTTACATACATTActtttgaataaaatttttgaaaatgaattatctGGTTTAATGGCAATAATAACAAGGTATGGATCTGAAAAAcctaatttttataaaaaaaaaaaaaaaaaaaaaaaaaaaaaaaaaaaaaaaaaaattaatgactATTATTGTGAGTTTAATATTTCATAAGGTATAAATTACCATTGTTATCAGTTGCATTGGTAACAGTTCCCTCTATTAAATTGATGGTGTATGGACTTTGGGTAACAACTGGCTTTGGTGGTTTTGGTGTATTAACCTTTACagcttttttttctttttgtttgttttcaCGTAAAAGATATCCTAATGGTCCACTTCTTCCACCCATGTTACCTTGTTTAActgttattaattaatataaaagttaatatttaaataataatttaattttaattttttttttttttttttttttttttttttaaatatctattttctttttatcgaCTTACCTTGGGCTCTCATAATTTCTTCATAGAttgacatttttttattttttttatataatattttttaaatatatgatGGTAAGTAATGAAaaacctttttatttttttatttttttttttttacaaatataaaatttttttgatttcttttttgatcaaaaaaaaaaaaaaaaaaaaaaaaattaaaaaaaattaaattttaagatatttttgaTATCTAGGGAAcactaaaaaattaaatgttgcaattaatttaaaatttttcaaataattttttttttttttttttaaaatcaaacatattttattataattttttttttttttaaaattccaaGATTTTAGTATCAccttttattattgtttttatttttgaaaatttcgTGAACCTTTGAAGTTGTCCCAATGGTAATTGAAAATACAACCCCGTTTATAATTTCCTGTATATTTTTAAACCACTCTTCTCTTTGGTAAACATGtaactaaaaaataaatttaaaaaaatcaaatataaattaaattaatatttttaaaaaaaaattataataaaaattgatttatatttatatatcttAACTTACTCTG comes from Dictyostelium discoideum AX4 chromosome 2 chromosome, whole genome shotgun sequence and encodes:
- a CDS encoding C2 domain-containing protein; translated protein: MSIYEEIMRAQVKQGNMGGRSGPLGYLLRENKQKEKKAVKVNTPKPPKPVVTQSPYTINLIEGTVTNATDNNGFSDPYLVIIAIKPDNSFSKILFKSNVCKKTLTPTWNQVENFFVKDNVTDIIVELWDHDVLSKNDFIGRSIISMNTVRSKGYDGTLEFFNGSEVVDGTVKLTIKRK
- the rapB gene encoding Ras GTPase, producing MGKGNGKSKDSKGSEKSSTKTKFFVAVMGAGSVGKSALTVQFTQGVFIDKYDPTVEDTYTKTFELDGEQVCIEVLDTAGSEVLVAMRELYMKNAEGFILVYSILVKSTFLEIKDIVEQLFRVKEEEEVPIVLVGNKIDLDAHREVSTNEGKQLANSYPNCDFWEASSKDRINVDNVFFSIVKRIKEKYKKEGAPVKEKKEKCIIM